The DNA window AAATATAATACCAATCAATTTAGGTTGGATTGTGTTGTGttggattatatttttttcggTGTGGGTTGtgttaaatttttgaaaaataaaaaacgagTTGACAATTTTTTGATCGGGTTAAACCGAAAAATAGTATTACAACTCACCCACCCTAATTCAAGTCGATTCATGGATGGTCAATTTTTTTGGTCCGGTTTCATGTCCTTGatgatttccattttttattttttaatcaaatattcaaaattaaagttaaattaaattaattatacataaaaataCAGTAATTAAAGCGGTCAAAcggttaaaaaagaaaaaaaagcatcAAATTAAGGAAATTTATTCCGTCAAAcggtaaaataaaaaggatgaATATAAGGAAATTTATTACACTACAcagtataataaaaataaaatttattacaacTATGAGTTAAAACAATTTTAGTGTAGAggttaaaaaaggaaaacataaataattataatgaacATTCGCGAGTATTTGGGAGCAAATATTTTCTGGACCGTTGGATCTTCCGCTCCCGCTGATCCCATTGCCTTTAAATGCCTCCTCTGTCTCTCACTGTCTTGAGCGCCAAGTAAACTAACAAACCACATCCATCTCTCTCTGCTCCTCTCCCGGAATCCGCAGCTATGGTTAGAGGAAAATTGAGCTTCAATCTGATTAGGAACCGCAAATCTCGATGCTCCACGTTCAAGCAGAGGAAGAACAGTTTGATGAAGAAGGCTTACGAGCTCTCCACGCTTTGCGACGTAAGAACATGTGTTCTCATCAATGGCCCTGGCTTTGCGCCTGATGAAGATCCGTCGCTTTCCTCTGTGGAATTTCACACTTGGCCTTCGAATCGCAGCGAGGTTGAACATATGATTCATGCCTACAAGAACGGAAACTGTAATTTGCAGAAACGGAAGTGTTTCGATTTGAGTGATTACTTCTCGGATCGGAAGAGAAAATTGGTAACAGAGATGTGTAAGCATCGCGAGAAGGTTGGGAAAATCATGTGGCCTGACTGGGATGAGCGGCTTGATTGTTTATCGGAACAGCAATTGAGAGAGTTCATGAATGGATTGGATTCGAGAATCGAAGCCGCTGGTAGAATGATTGATTTCATGGACGCTGATAACGAGAATCTGTTCGGAATGTTTTCCTGTGAGGAGTACgaaaatgttgttcaaatgGGAGGGGATTCGAGTACTCCAGTGCCGCCATTGGTTGAATTGGAGTCCCCTGATTCGTTGAATAcccctaaccctaaccctaatgAGGATGAAATTGGGTGTAATTTTGAGAATCTTGAATTTCTGTTAGAGGACGAGGATGAGAATTACATGGCTCTTTACGCAAATCTGATGAACGATGAACTTGATGAATGCAACGATATCGAGCAATGGTTGAGGACGGGTAACTTCTAGACATTGGAATTCATGTTGATTTGGTACTAACTCATTTTTTTGTACTGAAAAATGTGAGACTATTCTCAGCCTCTGTTAGCTCTGTAAATGTtactaatattaaataatgcaCTCTGCATTTAGTGTTCTTCGTAAATTCTGTAATCTTGTTTGTTACTCATGTACAACGAattcacaaaaaataataataataataataataataaaataaataataacgtGAAACTGTGGATCTTGGGTTCGGGTCGGTCAACCCATACACAGCCTAATGGGAAACCGGCCAGGCGTGGCCCGTAAGCCCGCCTTGTCGCTCATGCCACAAACACGTGTCACGCGTGCCTGGTGTGTCGATCCGAATTCCGCGACGCGTCGGCTCCCTAGGGTGACACATGGCGCCTCATGCAGACAGGCCAACTCCTTTTCTGCTCCATTCGATTGGCCCGGCCCCACGCGTGTTCCCTGGCGGCCCAGCCTCACGACCCGCGCACCCGAGAATGTGACCCGGAACGCCACCCGACACTCTCTTCCTCTCCACAACGACACGTGTCGCGTATGCGGACGTTGACTCGTTCGACTTAAGGCGGCTCGATGTTAATTTATGATAGAAAAAACAAGATGAACGTTCTAATTAGTTTGtttaagttaattatttttattattttttacttaataaataaccatatttaattttctttcgcatgttaaaattttcattttctgttgttacgattttttttataataattatagatcGATTTATGTcgataaacttttaatttattttatctaaaattgtattaaataattatgaatagtaaataaataaacatttttaaaaaattaaagtttttaatcCCTAGAACCCAAActaaaaatagagggttgagttATTAATCAAACCAACCCAActtattaatctaaaaagATCCattaacccaacctaacccaacctgAACTTTTGAATTAATCCAAAAAAGTTCAACagcccaacccaacctaacccaacctgAACTTTTGAATTAATCCAAAAAAGTTCAACAGCCCAACCCAACCTAGACTATGTACAATCTTACACGAGCATATGATGGATACGACATCGATATCCATCCTCAAAGCATATGTTCCTTTGAATTACCCGTCTTGTGTACAGTCGAATTTGACCTTATTGAGAGAAAGTATGCGTTCCAAAATAACAACTACGGTTGAAAACAAACAACCGAAGCTACTCTTGTAGCCTTGAAGGCCTAGTTTATGTTCAGGAAGTAGAGAACCATCATCTTCAAGTCTGAAATCCAAGAGAGAAGATTaagattaattatttacttgGACTTAGTTACAGATTGATAATAAAAGCCATTCCGCTTTGAAAATGCCTATATCAATAATATCTCATGATCACCAAGAATCTAATAATATGATTTTGTGTCGTGAATGACTAACCCAACAACAGATGTTCCAAACTTGAACTGAATcctaaagaacaaaataaataccacCCTAGAGTAAGATGGTTGTAACGGTCCatccctagcagatattgtcttttttagacttctcctcaagattttataatgcgtcggttagagagaggtttccacacccttataaagaatgcttcgttctcctccccaaccgatgtgggatctcacaatcgactcgctggccccgaaggggagtggattgtgagatctcacatcggttggggaagagaatgaagcattctttataagggtgtggaaacctctccctagcagactgtgttttaaaaaccttgaggggaagctcgaaagggaaagcccaaagagaacaatatttgctagcggtgggcttgagccgttacaatcATCTTGTAAGACTCATACTCCATACTATGTCTCTACAGGCtctcatatttattataaacgGGGCAGAAGCATACCTCGAGGCGGTCATTTTCAGCCGATCCTTGCCCGTTATGTCCTAATCATGCTGCAGCCTTTGAACCAATAACCATCCATGGTAGAGTTTGTAGCAAACTGTTCACCCTCTTTGGAAATATGAAACGAAACCATCTTCGTGAGCTGCGGCTTGCAAGACCTCAAAGAGACAAATGAGTTACCAGTCCAGTGAAGATCAAGAGAAGTGCTGCCAAAATAATCTCAAAGAATCAAGTTGTTTAAGTATAACGAATCCTCATGAGCTACCAGTAATCCTTGCACGAACAAATTCCATGTTCAAAGTGATGAAAGCGATGTCGATCTCTCAGCACAATTTGACGACAAAAAGCCTTGGAGATTAGTTTTGCAGCAGTGTGACAGTCATTACAAATCCTCAAGTTTTTAATTATCCTGATTGGTGTTGGTGAACTAATATTAATAAGGCCAAATGCAATGGCTAGCTTCTCACTATGTCTAAACAGAGTActctccttctcttcttcatcaacATCAAGCAAAACCTCATTTGTATCAGGTGTATAACCTTCTAGCTTTAATTTCATAGCCATTTGACCTAACATGTCCTCAATTGCATCCATGTCGGGGTGCGTTTTATCTCCAGCCAGAAACTCGTGAACTACTCCATTTGCTTCAATCATGCTACAACCAGGAGTCTTTAAAACTCTATGTTTTGTCATCATGCCCCTAATCTCAAGAACATCGTCCCATTTCCCTTTTGAAGCATATATGTTCGATAGCAATACGTGGAACCCGTCATGATCAGGTTGAAGCTCAATCAGCTTCCTCCCAACCCTTCTTCCCATTTCACTATCACCATGTTTCTTACATGCCCCAAGTAAGGCACCCCAAGTAGCAACATCTGGTGTCATCGGCATACGATTGAGAAGCTCCTCGGCTTCTTGAAGCTTACCTGCACGCCCTAGAAGATCAACCATGCACCCATAGTGCTTAACATTGGGTTTTATCTTATGATCATAAATcattgaatgaaaatgatgcCGCCCTTCATCTACTAAACCCATGTGTCGACAAGCACCAAGTACTCCCACAAATGTTATCTCATTAGGTGTTACATGACCTTTTTTCATATTAGAAAACATCTCAAGCGAGCTTTCTACCGACCCGTTCATAGCTAACCCAAGAATTAGAGCATTCCAAGTCGAAACCCCTTTCTCAACCATCCCGTCGAAAACCTCCAAGGCACTTTCAACACATCCACACTTCATATACATGTCTATGAGAGTTGTACCTAGAATAACATTAACAGTGAGACCGTTCCTTTTTATGTAAGCATGAACCCACTTCCCTTGCTCGAGGGCAGCCAAGCGAGTGCACGCAGATATCACACTTACTAACGTGGTCTCGTCTGGTCTGAAGCCGTTCAATTGCATTTCCTGAAAAAGTGTGAGTGTCTCATAAAAAAGGTCATGTTGTGCATATCCTGATATCATAGAACTCCAAGACACAACATCCTTCTTGGGCATGGAATCAAATATGGTTTTGGCATTCTCAACTAAACCACATTTCAAATACCCGGAGATCAAAGAGTTCCAAGATATCAAGTCTAGCAAGTAGGCTTCATCGAATAGTTTTCGTGCCACCATTATATCCCCAAATTTCGAGTACATATGAATCAAAGCATTTTGAAGGTTTATATAAGATTCAATTCCAATTTTCAAGGCCAAGCTGTGGATCAATTTCCCCATATTGACAATTAGTAAGTTTGCACAAGCAGAAAGAGCACTAACTGTTACAACTTCATCCACCATTACACCAAATTTATGCATTCCTGCAAATGTTCTCATAGCCTCCTCAAACATCTCATTTTGTTCATAGCAAGCAATTAATGCACTCCATGTTACCATATCTCTCTCaggcatttcatcaaacagttTACATGCTTCAACCACTAGTCCTTTGTTGCCAAACAAAACAATCATAGAATTCGAAGCAATTATACTCTTCTCTGGCATTTGATCATACATATACTTAGCCTCCTCTACATTCCCTATTTGAACATACCCAGCCAAAATTGAATTCCATGACACAGAATCCAAAACAGAACTTTCATCGAACACCCGGCGGGCATCACTCATTTTCGagcaaacagaaaaaaaattaatcaaagtattttgaacataaacaTCTGAATCAAAACCCAGCTTCATAACATGATTATGTACCTGTTTTCCTTCCCATTCTGACCGACGGATTGAACAAGCCTGAATCAGAAGCGGGTAAGTGTAATTATCAGCCTCCAGATACTTGAACAGCATCGATTTGTAAAGACTCAAAGCAAAATGCGGCGAGTTTCTTTGAATATAAgctctcatcatcatattccACATGAAGCAATTCGTGTTCTCAATCAGGTTGAAGATTCGGAGGGTGTAATCGATGTGAATGAAGGGAAATTCCGTTGAGAACTTGATTAGTCTGCTTGCGGCGTAAGTGTCTCTTATTAACCCAGTTAGAAGCATCTGAGATAGAACTTGATCGAATTGCTTGATGTTCTGACATTGCTTCATATGAAActccaaaattgaaagatcAATGGTGGGTTTGAAGGTGGGTTTGAAGGTGGGTTTGTGAATCAGAGATGATTTAAATGCAGAAGCAAGGAGGTTCGATCTGAAGAAATTCATATAACTCTTACCTTCAAACACCCGCGGTTGTTTCGCTAAATAATTTGCATCCGAAACACACACAAAGTCCCTTCAATGAGGCTCAGTTCAATCAAGAACTCTCAAAGTTTCAGTTATATATATgtctcattttctaaattaatttaattttaatcttagATTTTCGTAACAATTCACAAGTGAGATAATAtgattttagattaaattacaaaattatgtttaataagtttaaattttgtacaTCTCCATTACTTTCACCGAAGTTTAAGACAAAAAGTAGTTTTCACTTTGTTCTTATTAACGTTCATTAACATCGgaatcatcttcttctatttATATTGTTATACCGAACATTAtttgttgaggatggttgggagggagtctcacgTTAGCTAATTTAGTGGAAAATTATGGGTTTAGAAGTGAGGATTACTATGTCTCCActggtacgaggtcttttgggaagcttagagagattatgctcaaagtggataatatcatagcattgtgaagagtcgtgattcctaacatgatatcaaaatCATGCTCTTAACTCAGTCATGTCAATTGAGGATATCATGCTCTTAACtcagtcatgtcaatagaatcctcaagtgtcgaacaaaggttACACTTTGTTTGAAGGCTCCAAAggaaggagttgagcctcgattaagacTTCAGGGGAGGTtctatggtatactttgtttgagTGCACCTaccatttattttggtttgttCGTTGGAATCATAAAAGATCTCACTCCATGTGGGTATGTATGTACGAATCATGGGACGAGGGATATCCATAATTATGGTGTGGGGATTTGATTTTATGTGGTTGTATTAGCTTTATGTGTCCCATTTTTGTGTTTGGCTTGTCCTCTGCCGACACCTTCATGTTTCATGGCTATGTGTAGATCTATATTGGATGCACCATGGtttttatattcttgtttAGTTTACGACTGATAATCGATCGATTAGTGTTTGGTTTTTGACTTGAATCTGCGTTGGTCACTAACATATCAGCTTCCAATGGTTAGTTTTGAAGGAGTTCGTTATGTCGTTCGATCACACTAGTAGTTGACTAGTATCGATCGATGATCGGTTTCATAACTTTGACGAACTGATCAAGAAATGTGTGAGgaagggaaaagaagaaaagaaaatattaagaaaGAGGTGATGGTCAAGATAGTAAAATAGATGTCATGCCAACTAATGCTCAATTATGTTCGATTTGGTGTTCGTTTTTTGTAAAATCcaaagctcaccgctagtagatattgttcgatTTGACTCCTGACGATTGCTGTCAGCCTCTCCACATACTTGTAAGAAatatttctttcctctctccaactgatgtggaatctcataatccatTCCATTTAGGGGCCAGTGTCTTTGCTGACATACCATCTAATGTCTAGTTTTGATAAGATTTGTAGaaaactcaagcccaccactagtagatattgtctgtttcagctcattacatatcgttgtcaaccttatagttttaaaatgcgtatgctaaGGAGAtatttccacacacttataagaaatgattgatttacctctccaaccgatgtgagatatCACTGTATTGTTCGTTAATTTTGAGTTAAACAATAAGTGAAAGAGACCGACTCGAACTTCTATCATATGTTTTAATCAATTGAACTATGCTTAGCTTATCATTAatgttctttaatttattcgttatttcatgaataaatatttaattttacttcaaagacattttaatttcactacttattcattttttagtttggATGAAATACAcgtgttaaaatattaaaatcgtctcattcatatcattcatattaGTTAGTGTGAACGATATACATAttagtaataattatttttaaacgataattataaaaaagaaaaaatcattatattttaatttgtaattgaaaaaaagtatcatagtttattaattttaatgattgtatttaaagaaaaagtatcataatttattaatttgtaagatttaaaaaataaatccaaactTAAAAAGTAgagaaatcattttttttaaggtaagTCAACTTTTGCCATAAAGTTGAggtataaattatagtttgaaTAAGCtttactttaattaattttctctgAATTCaatgattattttctttcttttcatccaTTATAATGAtggtaatttaatatatagttgttacattttaaaactcataaaataaatccaaacTAAAACTtcaaggaaaattaaaatttttaatttcaaataagtgttacaaatttttgttagttaagtttttgttttataaaaattactaaaatattttataaatatttgaaaaattaattttattatatatataaatttaaaagtttaaagacctaataaatatttgttaaaatttagtggataaattaaaaaaaaaaaaaaaaactaaaaacttgGGCTCTTTCATTAacaattttatctttattattattatttttttttgaaattatgatgtttactctcaaatttttactatagttttcatttttttttaataaatactcaaatttttaatcaaattttaaaaataaaaataaattgataaacctatttctttaagaaatgccaaataatatatataatatatatatatatatatatatattgaaaatagggtttataatcttaattttttaaaattaaaaaataaaaaactaacgAATTATCGTAATTAACGAATAGAACgagaatttcaaaaaattggaggaagaaaacgaaaaattggcgagaaaatggaaatatcACCGGAGAAATTGATGAGATTGGGATTTGTGAAGGAAGTGGTCTGTCTGAATTCCAATGGGCCCCCGCTTTGCGGCTGGAAGAATCTCTCGCGTTTCTCCTTCTCCCGCTACATTCTACAGAGAgggaagaacaacaaaaaaaacgcACAAACTTTGCTTCTCTCGATCCATTTTCGCTACAAATAATCTGTTGTTTGTTGATTTGGGTTACTGAAactatcaaattttctttgaaatgttAATGGAATTATAAGAACACTCCATCTCTTGCttcctctttcaaaaatcAGCAGCAGGAGGAAAAGAAGGCTcatattgtttgtttcttctatCGCACTAATTCTATTCCCATTTTCGTAAGCATCTgtgtttcctctttttctcttgCATTTAATCTTAGTTCGTCTGCTGTTCATAAGTTTTTGTCTGCAATGTGTTTGTTCATTTGCTAATCATGTTGGTAGCTGTTTGAAGGTTGCTGccattctctctttttctgcATTTTCGTTAATTTTAGGCTTTTTCTCGATCTGGATTGCtgttttcttgaatttcttcgGGTTTGGTTTctgagttttctttttgtttggtttataCCATTTAATCGTATTGATTTAGTCTTGCTTGGCTTTTGATGTTTTGAGTTGTCATTTTCTCTTACATTCCTACATTTTTGCAAGATTTTTGTAACATCTTTCGTTCGATTGCTGCTAAAACTCGGTTAGTTTAACTATGAATAATGAGTTCAAACGTCTGAATCTGTTCAGAGGTCTTAGGAACTAAGTTTTGGGGGCAAAATCGTTGCAGTTTGTTCATAGTCCATAGGGCTCTTCCTACTAATTCTTGAGGAGGCTTTGCCTGTTAGAAGACCAATCTCCAGGGATGATAAGTATTTTAGAGTATtaagttttcaaaatcaaggttggAACCTTTAACTAAATCGAGTTGACTAAATTGTTCTTAGAGCATTGATGTAACTTTTTGAGTATCAGTGAAATGtctctttttttcctcctAAAAGAGACAAAAAGGATAACTGTAAGGAGCGTTTGGTTTTTCATGGCTCATTtaacattcaaatttttgttccCCTTCTCTTTTCTCCTGCAACTTATGATTATTTATCTTCAGGTGAATTCAATGattctttcctcttctttttatttttatttttaatttttaaagaactGGGGAATCAGGATTTCATTCCTTGCATACTCATGGCCCACTTCATTGATCTTCGAGAAGCTTTGCCCACCCCAAAGCCAACTTTAGAAAACAACAAGGATTTcaaattagtaattttttcACCTAGGAATTGGACTCATGTTTTTTGAGGAtatatgtaacggcccaagcccaagcccaccgctagccgatattgtcctttttgggattttcctttcgggtttctcctcaaggtttttaaaacgcgtatgctagggagaagtttccacacccttgtaaagaatgcttcgttctcctcctcaaccgatgtgggatctcacaatccaccccccttcagggctcagcgtcctcgttggcactcgttccgtTCTCCAATCGATTCGTTGTAGGACCCAAtctccttgttggcacactgccttgtgtccacttcccttcggggctcagtctcctcactagcacatcacctagtgtctgg is part of the Cucurbita pepo subsp. pepo cultivar mu-cu-16 chromosome LG03, ASM280686v2, whole genome shotgun sequence genome and encodes:
- the LOC111789861 gene encoding pentatricopeptide repeat-containing protein At1g08070, chloroplastic-like isoform X1 — encoded protein: MNFFRSNLLASAFKSSLIHKPTFKPTFKPTIDLSILEFHMKQCQNIKQFDQVLSQMLLTGLIRDTYAASRLIKFSTEFPFIHIDYTLRIFNLIENTNCFMWNMMMRAYIQRNSPHFALSLYKSMLFKYLEADNYTYPLLIQACSIRRSEWEGKQVHNHVMKLGFDSDVYVQNTLINFFSVCSKMSDARRVFDESSVLDSVSWNSILAGYVQIGNVEEAKYMYDQMPEKSIIASNSMIVLFGNKGLVVEACKLFDEMPERDMVTWSALIACYEQNEMFEEAMRTFAGMHKFGVMVDEVVTVSALSACANLLIVNMGKLIHSLALKIGIESYINLQNALIHMYSKFGDIMVARKLFDEAYLLDLISWNSLISGYLKCGLVENAKTIFDSMPKKDVVSWSSMISGYAQHDLFYETLTLFQEMQLNGFRPDETTLVSVISACTRLAALEQGKWVHAYIKRNGLTVNVILGTTLIDMYMKCGCVESALEVFDGMVEKGVSTWNALILGLAMNGSVESSLEMFSNMKKGHVTPNEITFVGVLGACRHMGLVDEGRHHFHSMIYDHKIKPNVKHYGCMVDLLGRAGKLQEAEELLNRMPMTPDVATWGALLGACKKHGDSEMGRRVGRKLIELQPDHDGFHVLLSNIYASKGKWDDVLEIRGMMTKHRVLKTPGCSMIEANGVVHEFLAGDKTHPDMDAIEDMLGQMAMKLKLEGYTPDTNEVLLDVDEEEKESTLFRHSEKLAIAFGLINISSPTPIRIIKNLRICNDCHTAAKLISKAFCRQIVLRDRHRFHHFEHGICSCKDYW
- the LOC111789861 gene encoding pentatricopeptide repeat-containing protein At1g08070, chloroplastic-like isoform X2, with amino-acid sequence MKQCQNIKQFDQVLSQMLLTGLIRDTYAASRLIKFSTEFPFIHIDYTLRIFNLIENTNCFMWNMMMRAYIQRNSPHFALSLYKSMLFKYLEADNYTYPLLIQACSIRRSEWEGKQVHNHVMKLGFDSDVYVQNTLINFFSVCSKMSDARRVFDESSVLDSVSWNSILAGYVQIGNVEEAKYMYDQMPEKSIIASNSMIVLFGNKGLVVEACKLFDEMPERDMVTWSALIACYEQNEMFEEAMRTFAGMHKFGVMVDEVVTVSALSACANLLIVNMGKLIHSLALKIGIESYINLQNALIHMYSKFGDIMVARKLFDEAYLLDLISWNSLISGYLKCGLVENAKTIFDSMPKKDVVSWSSMISGYAQHDLFYETLTLFQEMQLNGFRPDETTLVSVISACTRLAALEQGKWVHAYIKRNGLTVNVILGTTLIDMYMKCGCVESALEVFDGMVEKGVSTWNALILGLAMNGSVESSLEMFSNMKKGHVTPNEITFVGVLGACRHMGLVDEGRHHFHSMIYDHKIKPNVKHYGCMVDLLGRAGKLQEAEELLNRMPMTPDVATWGALLGACKKHGDSEMGRRVGRKLIELQPDHDGFHVLLSNIYASKGKWDDVLEIRGMMTKHRVLKTPGCSMIEANGVVHEFLAGDKTHPDMDAIEDMLGQMAMKLKLEGYTPDTNEVLLDVDEEEKESTLFRHSEKLAIAFGLINISSPTPIRIIKNLRICNDCHTAAKLISKAFCRQIVLRDRHRFHHFEHGICSCKDYW
- the LOC111791719 gene encoding agamous-like MADS-box protein AGL14; the protein is MVRGKLSFNLIRNRKSRCSTFKQRKNSLMKKAYELSTLCDVRTCVLINGPGFAPDEDPSLSSVEFHTWPSNRSEVEHMIHAYKNGNCNLQKRKCFDLSDYFSDRKRKLVTEMCKHREKVGKIMWPDWDERLDCLSEQQLREFMNGLDSRIEAAGRMIDFMDADNENLFGMFSCEEYENVVQMGGDSSTPVPPLVELESPDSLNTPNPNPNEDEIGCNFENLEFLLEDEDENYMALYANLMNDELDECNDIEQWLRTGNF
- the LOC111789861 gene encoding pentatricopeptide repeat-containing protein At3g62890-like isoform X3 produces the protein MLLTGLIRDTYAASRLIKFSTEFPFIHIDYTLRIFNLIENTNCFMWNMMMRAYIQRNSPHFALSLYKSMLFKYLEADNYTYPLLIQACSIRRSEWEGKQVHNHVMKLGFDSDVYVQNTLINFFSVCSKMSDARRVFDESSVLDSVSWNSILAGYVQIGNVEEAKYMYDQMPEKSIIASNSMIVLFGNKGLVVEACKLFDEMPERDMVTWSALIACYEQNEMFEEAMRTFAGMHKFGVMVDEVVTVSALSACANLLIVNMGKLIHSLALKIGIESYINLQNALIHMYSKFGDIMVARKLFDEAYLLDLISWNSLISGYLKCGLVENAKTIFDSMPKKDVVSWSSMISGYAQHDLFYETLTLFQEMQLNGFRPDETTLVSVISACTRLAALEQGKWVHAYIKRNGLTVNVILGTTLIDMYMKCGCVESALEVFDGMVEKGVSTWNALILGLAMNGSVESSLEMFSNMKKGHVTPNEITFVGVLGACRHMGLVDEGRHHFHSMIYDHKIKPNVKHYGCMVDLLGRAGKLQEAEELLNRMPMTPDVATWGALLGACKKHGDSEMGRRVGRKLIELQPDHDGFHVLLSNIYASKGKWDDVLEIRGMMTKHRVLKTPGCSMIEANGVVHEFLAGDKTHPDMDAIEDMLGQMAMKLKLEGYTPDTNEVLLDVDEEEKESTLFRHSEKLAIAFGLINISSPTPIRIIKNLRICNDCHTAAKLISKAFCRQIVLRDRHRFHHFEHGICSCKDYW